The segment CCAACGAAGCGACCGACAGCGGGTCGACTGGATTCCGCAGCAATTCAAGCTCGTGCTGAGTCAAAGTCTCTGCAACGGACGCCATTTGAATTCGCTTGTCCGATTTCGATTTTACGCGAACCACAACCAGTCGATTGTCGTCATAAAGGCTGGCTCCTGTTTGGCCTTTGAGGATCTCGTAAGTTCCTTTTGCCTCGTCGTAGAAGCGAATGGCTTGAACGTCGTCGCCTTTGCCAGTGAAACGCTGAAAGTATCCGAGCTTGGCAATCGTCTTCATTGGAAGCATGCGGAATTCTTCTTCCTCACGCTCCGGATCTTTCTGCATGATGACTTTGCCTTCGTGCTCGAATTGCATTTGAACACGATGCTGTTGTCCGCGTTTGAACTTCAATTCGATATCGATATCTTCCGCTGCGAAAGTAACGGAACATACAAACATCGCTACGACGCATGACAGGCTTTTTGCCACAAATTTCATTTGATCATCCTTGATTACTCGAATTCCGTTCCTTTGGCGGAGCGCAAAAGTGGGCCAAATCACCCTTGGCATTCGGAACTATCCGAAGAATCATCGTCAGATATCTGTCTCAAAACGACATTCGTTGGAGTCAATCCGCACGGTTTGACAGGCCGCTATTCGGGAGGCTAAAAGCCGCTTGAACGCCCAAACCCGCATAAAACGCCCTAAAATGATAAAATCGGGACGTAAATTGCGGTCTTGGCATCCAGTTTGCAAGACAGTTAGACAGCAGAGGTTTTCTGACAAACACTGGTTTTAAGGAGAATCTCGCTTGCCATCTGACGGGTAACCAATAGTGGAGCTTCCTTTGCTCCGCCGTCGCCACTTCTCGTCGGATCGCTGAGTTGCTGAAACCTGCTGTTCAATTCCTGGCGAAAATTCAGGTGTTTGAACGGTTAGACCAACAACTCCGTAGAACAGCTCAGTAAGAGGCTGAGCTGTTGAGCCATCATAAAGTCGTTGGAACAACGGAGCGAAAATAATTATGCATATCGATTACAAATGTGATTCCATTCGTGAGCTGCGGGACCAGCAGGTTCGCTTTGCGCCGCGAAATCGAAAAGTCGAACAACTTGACGCCGCGGAAAAGCTGCTTCACGAGATCAACGTCCGTCAGGACTATAACTTTGAGTTCGTCTGCTTCCGCATTACCGGATTCCGCGCTGACGCTGGCCCGATCGTAAAGATTCCGGGCAAGCAATTGCTGCAGGATCTGCACCGATTTATCGAAGACATGTCAGAAGCGTCCGATTTGGTTGCTGAAGAATTCGGACAGCCTGTTCTGACCGTGGAGGAATTGAGCAAGCGATTCAATGTCTCGACCAAAACGATCTCACGCTGGCGTCAGCAGGGATTGGTAAGCCGTAAGTTTATCTTTGACGGTGGCCGGAAACGCGTTGGCTTTCTTCAAACCAGCGTCGACTCGTTTGTCAAAAACAATCGTGAAAAGGTAAGCCGTGGTCAGCGATTTAGCCAGCTTACGGAAGAAGACAAAGTCGAAATCATCGACCGTGCACGCCGTTTGGCTCGAGCGGGAGGATGTCCTGCAGAAGTGACTCGCCGCATCGCGAAACACATGGGTCGCAGTATTGAGACGATTCGATACACGATCAAGCAGTTCGACGAAAAGAACCAAACCATCGCCGTGTTCCCGAACCAGACTGGTCCGTTGAATCTGGAGATGAAGGAACGCATCTACGCTGATTTTTCGGCTGGCAAATCTGCCGAAGTGATCGCGTCTCGATACTGCCGCACAAAGACAACGATCTACCGCGTTATCAACGAGATGCGTGCGACGATGATCATGGAGCTTCCGCTGGACTTCATGGACAGCCCGGAATTTCACCGCAAGGCTGCGGAGAAGAAGATCGTTGATTCACCGATTCCAGAATACGAAAAAACGCCGCGTCGCGTGAAAGCACCGGCTGGACTGCCGCACTATCTGGCATCGCTCTATGAAGTGCCGTTGCTCAACCGCGAGCAGGAGCAGTACCTGTTTCGCAAGTATAACTTCCTGAAGTTCCGCGCCAGCAAACTGCGTGAGCGAATGGAAGTTTCACGAGCTCGTTCAAACGAGATGGATGAAATCGAAAGGCTGTACAACGAAGCGGTCAAAATTAAAAACCGTATCGTCCAGTCGAACTTGCGTCTGGTGGTTTCTATCGCCAAGAAGCACGTGCAAGCCAGCGAAGATTTCTTCACGCTTGTCAGCGATGGTAACATGTCGTTGATTCGTGCGGTTGAAAAGTTCGACTACACACGCGGCAACAAGTTCAGCACTTATGCGAGCTGGGCGATCATGAAGAACTTTGCTCGTACGATTCCTGGCGAGTATCGTCAGAAGGATCGCTTCCGCCCAACGTCCGAGGAGATGTTCCTGGCAACCGCCGACGAACGTACGGACCGAATCATGCTGGAAACCGAGCAGGCGATTCGCGAAGAGCAGGTCAGCTCAATTTTGGAAAC is part of the Mariniblastus fucicola genome and harbors:
- a CDS encoding sigma-70 family RNA polymerase sigma factor, which produces MHIDYKCDSIRELRDQQVRFAPRNRKVEQLDAAEKLLHEINVRQDYNFEFVCFRITGFRADAGPIVKIPGKQLLQDLHRFIEDMSEASDLVAEEFGQPVLTVEELSKRFNVSTKTISRWRQQGLVSRKFIFDGGRKRVGFLQTSVDSFVKNNREKVSRGQRFSQLTEEDKVEIIDRARRLARAGGCPAEVTRRIAKHMGRSIETIRYTIKQFDEKNQTIAVFPNQTGPLNLEMKERIYADFSAGKSAEVIASRYCRTKTTIYRVINEMRATMIMELPLDFMDSPEFHRKAAEKKIVDSPIPEYEKTPRRVKAPAGLPHYLASLYEVPLLNREQEQYLFRKYNFLKFRASKLRERMEVSRARSNEMDEIERLYNEAVKIKNRIVQSNLRLVVSIAKKHVQASEDFFTLVSDGNMSLIRAVEKFDYTRGNKFSTYASWAIMKNFARTIPGEYRQKDRFRPTSEEMFLATADERTDRIMLETEQAIREEQVSSILETLDDREQKIIISRFGLDYRNEPQTLKQVGEELGVTKERIRQIEARALSKLRAVANQEVAVFADFIDSEN